In one window of Archocentrus centrarchus isolate MPI-CPG fArcCen1 chromosome 11, fArcCen1, whole genome shotgun sequence DNA:
- the tbxta gene encoding LOW QUALITY PROTEIN: T-box transcription factor T-A (The sequence of the model RefSeq protein was modified relative to this genomic sequence to represent the inferred CDS: deleted 1 base in 1 codon; substituted 1 base at 1 genomic stop codon), with product MRSLGALNEEARRYRNQXILGPVSESLNSVPSDLGLFTHLGNMTSSNPDQRLEHLLSAVESEFQKGSEKGDASERDIKLTLEDADLWNKFKELTNEMIVTKTGRRMFPVLRASVTGLDPNAMYSVLLDFVAADNNRWKYVNGEWVPGGKPEPQSPSCVYIHPDSPNFGAHWMKAPVSFSKVKLSNKLNGGGQIMLNSLHKYEPRIHIVKVGGIQKMISSQSFPETQFIAVTAYQNEEITALKIKHNPFAKAFLDAKERSDHKEVSDHSTDSQQSGYSQIGGWFLPGQSPICPSSSPPQFSGTTGHSPSSYCERYSSLRSHRAAPYPSHYPHRTSSTNNYMDNTSGTLPTHDSWSALQIPSSTGMGTLSHTTNSTSNSSQYPSLWSVAGTTLTPSGSTSGSIPGGLTSQFLRGSSYTSLTSSLPVSSPSPMYDPSLGEVGVGEAQFESSIARLTASWTPVAQTY from the exons ATGAGGTCCCTGGGGGCC TTAAATGAGGAGGCCCGAAGGTATAGGAACCAGTAAATCCTCGGGCCTGTCTCGGAGTCGTTGAACTCTGTCCCTTCGGATTTAGGTCTGTTCACACACCTCGGGAATATGACTTCTTCCAACCCTGACCAGCGTCTGGAGCATCTCCTCAGCGCCGTGGAGAGCGAGTTTCAGAAGGGCAGCGAGAAGGGAGACGCGTCCGAGAGGGATATTAAACTAACGCTGGAGGACGCAGACTTATGGAACAAGTTTAAAGAATTAACCAACGAGATGATTGTCACCAAGACAGGAAG GAGGATGTTTCCGGTTCTGAGGGCCAGCGTAACAGGTCTGGACCCAAACGCCATGTACTCGGTGCTGCTGGATTTCGTGGCTGCGGACAACAACCGCTGGAAATACGTGAACGGGGAGTGGGTTCCCGGGGGCAAACCGGAGCCTCAGAGCCCCAGCTGCGTCTACATCCACCCGGATTCTCCGAACTTCGGGGCGCACTGGATGAAAGCGCCGGTGTCCTTCAGCAAAGTCAAACTCTCCAATAAACTGAACGGCGGTGGGCAG ATCATGCTGAATTCTCTGCACAAATATGAGCCGAGGATACACATCGTGAAGGTGGGAGGCATCCAGAAGATGATCAGCAGCCAGTCCTTCCCCGAAACGCAGTTCATCGCAGTCACTGCGTATCAGAACGAAGAG ATCACAGCTCTGAAAATAAAGCACAATCCCTTTGCTAAAGCCTTCCTGGATGCCAAGGAAAG GAGTGACCACAAAGAAGTTTCTGATCACAGTACAGACAGTCAGCAATCTGGATACTCTCAAA TTGGAGGTTGGTTCCTCCCAGGCCAGAGTCCCATCTGCCCCAGCAGCAGCCCCCCTCAGTTCAGCGGCACAACGGGCCACTCTCCTAGCTCCTACTGCGAGCGCTACTCCAGCCTGAGGAGCCACAGGGCGGCCCCGTACCCCAGCCACTACCCCCACCGCACCTCCAGCACAA ACAACTACATGGACAACACTTCAGGGACGCTGCCAACTCACGACAGTTGGTCTGCTCTTCAGATCCCCAGCTCCACAGGCATGGGCACTCTGTCCCACACCACCAACTCCACATCCAATTCTAG TCAGTACCCCAGCCTCTGGTCAGTAGCCGGCACCACGCTCACCCCTTCAGGCTCGACTTCGGGCTCCATACCCGGAGGTCTGACCTCCCAGTTCCTTAGGGGCTCTTCATACACGAGCCTGACCTCCTCACTGCCGGTCTCCTCGCCTTCTCCAATGTATGACCCCAGCCTGGGGGAGGTCGGGGTCGGGGAAGCCCAGTTTGAGAGCTCCATCGCCAGGCTGACTGCTAGCTGGACACCTGTAGCTCAGACCTACTGA